One window of the Equus caballus isolate H_3958 breed thoroughbred chromosome 2, TB-T2T, whole genome shotgun sequence genome contains the following:
- the PRSS48 gene encoding LOW QUALITY PROTEIN: serine protease 48 (The sequence of the model RefSeq protein was modified relative to this genomic sequence to represent the inferred CDS: inserted 2 bases in 1 codon; deleted 2 bases in 1 codon; substituted 2 bases at 2 genomic stop codons), with protein MGPAVCVFLLSLLLGVSVCGHTVSWSLVVGGQDAVAGHWPWQVSLHLGHXHICGDSLISVRWILTAAHYMQRTWIPWLHTVWLELIKIGNSHKGIKHHVSKIIIHPKFQNTTADIAFLKLVSRVTFTSFILPICLPSITKQLTVPGSCWVIGRGKVKESEGENGYXYHSNLQEAEMLITDCQAWEQRYNPIGFLLPELEQVIKEDRICPGDTHKMKDGCKGDSGGPLSCHINGVRIQIGLVNWGIRCGKSLPGVYTNVIYYQKWINTTISRAEISSANNLDLSDFLFPIVWLSLALLGPSCAFGPNIIGRVVSIAEATGQVQGXEGNAWRISPRCRELKGQSLGLWMTSLK; from the exons tGTGTGGACACACTGTATCCTGGAGCCTTGTTGTGGGTGGCCAGGATGCTGTTGCAGGGCACTGGCCTTGGCAGGTCAGCTTGCACTTGGGCCA CCACATCTGTGGAGATTCCCTCATCAGTGTGAGGTGGATACTGACAGCAGCACACTACATGCAA aggACCTGGATTCCTTGGTTACACACTGTCTGGCTGGAATTGATTAAAATAGGCAATTCACATAAAGGGATAAAGCATCATGTGTCCAAAATCATCATCCATCCCAAATTCCAAAATACAACTGCAGACATCGCCTTCTTGAAACTGGTCTCTAGAGTCACCTTCACTTCTTTCATCCTGCCCATCTGCTTGCCCAGTATCACAAAGCAGTTAACAGTTCCAGGCTCTTGCTGGGTGATTGGACGGGGAAAAGTTAAGGAAAGTGAAGGTGAGAATGG ATACTGATACCATTCCAACCTCCAGGAAGCAGAAATGCTCATCACTGACTGCCAGGCTTGGGAACAACGCTACAACCCAATAGGTTTCTTATTGCCAGAATTAGAGCAGGTCATCAAAGAAGACAGGATTTGTCCTGGTGATACTCATAAAATGAAGGATGGTTGCAAG GGTGATTCTGGAGGGCCTCTGTCATGTCATATTAATGGTGTACGGATCCAGATTGGATTGGTAAACTGGGGAATAAGATGTGGTAAATCTCTGCCTGGAGTATACACCAATGTGATCTACTACCAAAAATGGATTAACACCACTATCTCAAGAGCTGAGATCTCGAGTGCCAACAATCTGGACTTATCTGACTTCTTGTTCCCTATTGTATGGCTCTCTCTGGCTCTCCTGGGACCCTCCTGTGCCTTCGGGCCTAACATT ATCGGGAGAGTAGTCAGTATAGCTGAAGCCACTGGCCAAGTACAGGGCTAGGAAGGGAATGCATGGAGAATAAGCCCCAGGTGCAGAGAACTCAAAGGACAGTCACTGGGACTCTGgatgacttcattaaaataa